In Thermococcus sp. M39, the following are encoded in one genomic region:
- a CDS encoding tetratricopeptide repeat protein, with product MEEILKAIEEKDCKKVARLLYYKVDELSEEDLKEVLEKAEKLALECKDPELYKLVVYYYLEFLEIDKISEFEKLAEKEDTFEAKYHLADLYFLIGNLEKSLDLYRQILEEETEKGNKENIAKVYYNMALIHEELMEYDKALELMEKAEEILKELGRDEDVLHIQIYRAYVTFEKGDIPTAKAKLAEILPKVLDKPQLKAQIHLAFEEIFEEQDNYEAALQECLYAMIEAKEGEYFDIAFDALIDVIWQLMIEDEFEIIYNNIDMFANAIPELKDFFEGIKAIALFKDGKVGREEVSEAVLKVKDRRLLDLLEFLGEAEL from the coding sequence ATGGAGGAGATTCTTAAAGCAATTGAAGAAAAGGACTGCAAAAAGGTTGCACGCCTTTTGTACTATAAGGTTGACGAGCTCAGCGAAGAGGACTTAAAAGAGGTTCTCGAAAAAGCTGAGAAATTAGCCTTAGAGTGTAAAGATCCTGAGCTATACAAGTTGGTTGTTTACTATTATCTCGAATTCCTTGAAATTGATAAAATATCAGAATTCGAAAAGCTCGCTGAGAAGGAAGACACATTCGAAGCTAAATATCACCTAGCAGATTTATACTTCCTAATTGGAAATCTCGAGAAGTCTCTTGATCTTTACAGACAGATACTTGAAGAAGAGACAGAGAAAGGAAATAAGGAAAACATCGCAAAGGTTTACTACAACATGGCACTTATCCATGAGGAACTAATGGAATACGACAAAGCACTCGAACTAATGGAGAAAGCAGAAGAGATTCTGAAAGAACTTGGAAGAGATGAAGATGTGCTCCACATCCAGATTTATAGAGCATACGTAACTTTTGAGAAAGGAGACATTCCAACAGCAAAAGCAAAACTAGCCGAGATTTTGCCAAAGGTTCTTGACAAACCCCAGCTCAAAGCCCAAATTCACTTAGCATTTGAAGAAATATTTGAAGAGCAGGACAACTATGAAGCTGCTCTACAGGAGTGCCTCTATGCTATGATAGAAGCTAAGGAAGGGGAGTACTTCGATATTGCATTTGATGCACTAATTGACGTAATCTGGCAGCTCATGATCGAAGATGAATTCGAGATAATTTACAATAACATTGATATGTTCGCCAATGCCATTCCGGAGCTAAAGGACTTCTTTGAGGGCATTAAAGCAATTGCACTGTTCAAAGATGGCAAGGTTGGGAGGGAAGAAGTAAGTGAGGCAGTGCTTAAAGTTAAAGACAGAAGGCTGCTTGATTTACTCGAATTTTTAGGCGAAGCTGAGCTTTGA
- the mobA gene encoding molybdenum cofactor guanylyltransferase MobA: MIAAVLAGGKSRRFGENKLLYKVDGKPIIMHTIERLLKAEDIDDVVIVTCQEKKEDFEALGFRVLIDDLLVGPIGGIFVTLKEVGDAFIAAGDMPLINPKFVDYIVERFYESKSLACIPMWVNGYIEPLHAVYSKDFLPILKEQIEKGEYMIRKAIERANPCYITIDDLPEEFKESFFNINTKHDLKRLLG; this comes from the coding sequence ATGATAGCGGCAGTACTGGCTGGTGGAAAATCCCGAAGATTTGGTGAGAATAAGCTACTCTACAAAGTTGATGGAAAACCTATTATCATGCACACCATAGAGCGGTTGCTGAAAGCTGAGGATATTGATGATGTAGTAATTGTTACATGCCAAGAAAAAAAGGAAGACTTTGAGGCATTAGGGTTTAGAGTTCTGATTGATGACCTTTTAGTTGGGCCGATTGGGGGCATTTTTGTGACTCTAAAAGAGGTTGGCGATGCCTTCATTGCGGCTGGGGACATGCCACTGATAAACCCAAAATTTGTGGACTACATTGTTGAGCGCTTTTATGAGAGTAAATCTTTGGCATGCATCCCAATGTGGGTAAATGGATATATAGAGCCGTTGCATGCTGTTTACTCCAAGGATTTTCTCCCCATTTTAAAAGAGCAGATAGAGAAAGGAGAGTACATGATTCGAAAAGCGATAGAGAGGGCAAATCCTTGTTATATTACGATTGATGACCTTCCTGAAGAATTTAAAGAGAGCTTCTTTAACATAAACACGAAGCATGATTTAAAACGTCTTTTGGGTTGA
- the cobN gene encoding cobaltochelatase subunit CobN — protein MICLIIGYGARALPLLQEILREEGIKGIVLTDQNCERELDKVETAEVIFIYAHELPEIVEEKIKESKAKVIACAGLESLANVPEEILIKAKTYYVLGGEKNLRNLVRFLASLSGEAIEYEEPEEVPMHGIYHPNFGVFESLDDYLMVYKKRPLVGVLFWRSAWLYKEFKPIGELIKALEEEGFGVIPVFTYGKDSTTGLGREKSEAVEEFFMKDGKPIIDALVSLISFGTVDLKNLQKLNVPVFAPIRSYYQSLEGWKKSEQGVDYMTQVYGVIIPEVAGAIEPIFIAGTRNIEGYKVGEPYEEHMKYLAKRVKKWIELRKKPKSEIKIAIVLINPPCKGLEANIAVGLGLDVPESIVRLLHKLKEEGYYVGEDLPKNGEELIKLILEKKAISEFRWTSVEEIVKSGGAIDFVGLEEYLEWFNELPEDLKERIIKDWGKPEDVLAGKVDKALVGMVYEGRFVVPGIRFGNVFITPQPKFGCAGARCDGKVCRILHDPTIVPPHQWWAVYRWITRKFRADVMIHFGTHGYLEFRPGKGVGLSPSCVPEASLDDVPHLYVYVVSNPMEGVIAKRRGYATLIDHIYPPMGMAEVLDDLDSLLTQYAKAKSLGDEARRKKIYEQILEKAKENKLRITNPEDEEQTIEEIHRYVELMRGSQINLGLHIFGHPPKEPERLAEYIATAMAYDSYASPSIRRVIAEVVGLDYDEIKKNPLETTNGFTNRELLEIFHKIAIKSLERLLRGESFEVIEEEIEKFGFKVKEKEKLEETFKKALEVAEKIIECEKEYDGFLKGLSGEYVEPGSSGAITRGKFEILPTGRNFYAVDPRTLPTKAAWQIGVETAEKLLKAYKEKHGKYPESVGQVLWSIDGYKADGEQIAQILYLIGVRPVWKGDVVAGLEVIPLEELGRPRVDVLVRISGIVRDTLPNYIYLIDEAIEKVVTLDEPLEMNYIKKHYVEHIKKLIELGKSFEEAQRFARFRVFSAPPGAYGAGVNLAVESSGWRNDEDLAKVWVQWSGYAYGKDAFGVEAHESLVLNLREVDVINRNHISDEHDPTNCCCYFAHHGGFKTAVDALTGKNVEVVQTDTRDISDAKIVDMKVELERVVRAKLLNDRWIEEMKKHGYRGASEFSKKILHLYGWEATTKLVEDWVFDEIAQKYVLDEEMRRWFEEHNPYAIEEIARRLIEAYERGLWKTSDELIEKLMEVYSEIEGILEESLGEGEVQGGTIEIYTAEDDEHWSEKIEEVDKIWSLVKNA, from the coding sequence GTGATATGTTTAATCATAGGTTATGGAGCAAGGGCTTTGCCTTTGCTTCAGGAAATCCTTAGAGAAGAAGGAATAAAGGGAATTGTGCTCACTGACCAGAACTGTGAGAGGGAGCTGGATAAGGTAGAGACAGCTGAGGTAATCTTCATCTATGCCCACGAGCTTCCCGAAATAGTAGAGGAGAAAATTAAAGAGAGCAAAGCTAAAGTCATCGCATGTGCTGGGCTTGAAAGCCTAGCCAACGTTCCAGAAGAAATCCTAATCAAAGCGAAGACGTATTATGTCCTTGGAGGCGAGAAGAATCTCAGAAATCTGGTCAGATTTTTAGCAAGCTTATCTGGAGAGGCAATTGAATACGAAGAACCGGAAGAAGTTCCTATGCACGGCATCTATCACCCGAATTTTGGAGTTTTTGAGAGCTTGGACGACTATTTAATGGTTTACAAGAAGAGGCCGTTAGTTGGAGTTCTTTTCTGGAGGAGTGCCTGGCTTTATAAGGAATTTAAACCAATTGGAGAGCTCATCAAAGCCCTTGAAGAAGAAGGCTTTGGTGTAATTCCAGTGTTTACCTATGGGAAAGACTCGACGACAGGGCTTGGGAGAGAGAAGAGCGAGGCTGTTGAAGAGTTCTTCATGAAGGATGGAAAGCCGATTATAGATGCCCTCGTGAGCTTAATTTCCTTCGGCACGGTTGATTTAAAGAATCTGCAAAAGCTCAACGTTCCAGTTTTTGCTCCGATAAGGTCTTACTACCAGTCCCTTGAAGGGTGGAAGAAGAGCGAACAAGGCGTTGACTATATGACTCAGGTTTATGGAGTGATAATCCCAGAGGTTGCGGGAGCAATTGAGCCAATTTTCATAGCTGGGACCAGAAACATTGAAGGCTACAAGGTTGGAGAGCCTTACGAAGAGCACATGAAATATTTAGCCAAAAGAGTAAAGAAGTGGATCGAGCTCAGGAAGAAGCCAAAAAGCGAAATTAAAATTGCTATAGTCCTAATAAACCCTCCATGTAAAGGGCTTGAGGCAAACATAGCGGTTGGACTTGGTTTGGATGTCCCGGAGAGCATCGTTAGACTTCTGCACAAGCTTAAGGAGGAAGGCTACTACGTTGGTGAAGATTTGCCAAAGAATGGGGAAGAGCTGATAAAACTAATTTTGGAGAAGAAAGCGATAAGCGAGTTCAGATGGACAAGCGTTGAGGAGATAGTCAAAAGCGGAGGAGCAATTGACTTTGTAGGCTTGGAGGAGTATCTGGAGTGGTTCAACGAGCTTCCGGAGGATTTGAAGGAAAGAATCATCAAGGACTGGGGAAAGCCAGAGGATGTCTTAGCTGGGAAAGTAGACAAAGCATTGGTTGGAATGGTCTACGAAGGGAGATTTGTCGTTCCGGGAATAAGGTTCGGAAACGTCTTCATAACCCCTCAGCCAAAGTTCGGCTGTGCTGGAGCTAGGTGCGACGGAAAAGTTTGTAGAATTTTGCATGATCCAACAATAGTCCCACCGCACCAGTGGTGGGCAGTGTATAGGTGGATAACGCGCAAATTTAGGGCTGATGTAATGATACACTTCGGAACCCACGGCTACTTAGAGTTCAGACCTGGAAAAGGCGTTGGGCTTTCTCCTTCATGCGTTCCTGAGGCAAGCTTAGATGACGTTCCGCACTTATACGTTTATGTAGTTTCAAATCCAATGGAGGGCGTTATTGCTAAGAGGAGAGGCTACGCGACGCTTATAGACCACATCTATCCTCCAATGGGGATGGCTGAAGTTTTGGATGATTTGGATTCTCTCCTAACCCAGTATGCAAAGGCAAAGAGCTTGGGAGATGAGGCAAGGAGAAAGAAAATTTATGAACAGATTCTGGAGAAAGCTAAGGAAAACAAGCTGAGAATAACGAATCCAGAAGATGAAGAGCAGACGATAGAGGAAATACACCGCTACGTTGAGCTGATGAGAGGCTCTCAAATAAATCTTGGCCTTCACATCTTTGGACATCCACCAAAAGAGCCCGAGAGATTGGCGGAATATATTGCCACGGCAATGGCCTATGATTCTTACGCTTCCCCTTCAATTAGGCGCGTTATAGCTGAAGTAGTAGGCTTGGACTATGACGAGATAAAAAAGAACCCCTTGGAGACGACAAATGGATTTACGAACAGAGAACTGTTGGAGATCTTCCACAAGATAGCCATCAAGAGCTTAGAGCGTCTGCTTAGGGGAGAAAGCTTTGAAGTTATTGAGGAAGAGATTGAAAAGTTTGGATTCAAAGTTAAGGAGAAAGAAAAGCTTGAAGAAACGTTTAAAAAAGCCCTTGAAGTTGCAGAGAAAATAATTGAATGTGAAAAAGAATACGACGGCTTCTTGAAGGGACTGAGTGGAGAGTATGTAGAGCCTGGTTCGTCGGGAGCGATAACGAGAGGAAAGTTTGAGATTTTACCGACGGGGAGGAACTTCTATGCAGTTGATCCAAGGACTCTACCAACTAAAGCAGCATGGCAGATAGGAGTTGAAACTGCTGAAAAACTTTTGAAAGCTTACAAAGAAAAGCATGGGAAATATCCAGAGAGTGTTGGACAAGTTCTCTGGAGCATAGACGGTTATAAGGCTGATGGAGAGCAGATAGCCCAAATTCTCTATTTGATTGGAGTTAGGCCGGTTTGGAAAGGAGATGTAGTTGCTGGGCTCGAAGTAATTCCCTTAGAAGAGCTCGGAAGACCAAGGGTTGATGTTCTGGTTAGAATAAGTGGAATCGTGAGAGATACACTGCCGAATTACATCTATCTAATTGATGAAGCCATAGAGAAAGTTGTTACGCTGGATGAACCCTTAGAGATGAACTACATCAAAAAGCACTACGTTGAGCACATTAAAAAGCTCATTGAACTCGGCAAGAGTTTTGAAGAAGCCCAAAGGTTCGCAAGGTTTAGAGTTTTTTCAGCTCCACCTGGTGCCTACGGGGCTGGAGTAAATTTAGCAGTTGAATCATCGGGCTGGAGGAATGACGAGGATTTAGCTAAAGTGTGGGTTCAGTGGAGCGGCTATGCTTATGGAAAAGATGCCTTTGGCGTTGAAGCTCATGAATCATTGGTTTTGAACTTAAGAGAGGTGGATGTAATCAACAGAAACCACATAAGTGATGAGCACGACCCGACGAACTGTTGCTGCTATTTTGCACATCACGGGGGCTTTAAGACGGCTGTTGATGCCTTAACAGGCAAGAACGTTGAAGTGGTTCAGACAGACACAAGGGACATAAGCGATGCCAAAATAGTTGACATGAAAGTTGAGCTTGAAAGGGTCGTTAGGGCAAAGCTCCTCAATGATAGGTGGATTGAGGAAATGAAGAAGCATGGCTACAGAGGGGCTAGTGAGTTCTCCAAGAAGATTCTTCACTTATACGGCTGGGAGGCAACGACGAAGCTCGTTGAAGATTGGGTTTTTGACGAGATAGCACAGAAATACGTTCTAGATGAAGAAATGCGGAGATGGTTCGAGGAGCACAATCCTTACGCTATTGAGGAAATTGCAAGGCGTTTGATTGAAGCTTATGAGCGCGGCTTATGGAAGACGAGTGATGAATTAATTGAAAAGCTCATGGAGGTCTATTCCGAGATTGAGGGAATTTTGGAGGAGAGTCTTGGTGAAGGGGAAGTTCAAGGTGGGACAATTGAAATCTACACAGCTGAGGATGACGAACACTGGAGTGAAAAAATTGAGGAGGTGGATAAAATATGGAGCCTCGTGAAAAACGCTTAG
- a CDS encoding GNAT family N-acetyltransferase, translating to MKIRIAKLEDTNGIVKVHCSDVEEWYHYENGQRREADFYDNLTLKERYLHGGPWMSIETCAIHLNNLLLNGQIPLVAEIEGKIVGELELFISEERINGRIKKIAHIDVLEVHREFRGQGIGRELVKAAEELARKEKCGLLTVTPEKEAVGFYEKVGIKDILHKGCFISLNLSMLPNKDVKAEFSVREFSWEEVKDKEIILGKFQSSYHHWFTPFKDRIAG from the coding sequence ATGAAGATTAGGATTGCCAAGCTTGAAGATACTAATGGGATTGTAAAAGTCCACTGCTCCGATGTAGAAGAGTGGTATCACTACGAAAATGGACAGAGAAGAGAAGCAGATTTCTACGATAATTTAACCCTCAAGGAAAGGTATCTGCACGGTGGACCTTGGATGAGTATTGAAACATGTGCCATTCATTTGAATAACCTCCTTCTTAACGGACAGATTCCACTGGTAGCAGAAATTGAAGGCAAAATTGTTGGAGAATTAGAGCTGTTCATAAGCGAAGAGCGCATAAATGGAAGAATCAAGAAGATAGCCCACATAGATGTCCTTGAAGTTCACAGGGAGTTTAGAGGACAAGGAATAGGACGAGAACTTGTAAAAGCAGCTGAAGAGCTTGCAAGAAAAGAGAAATGTGGACTTTTAACAGTTACACCAGAGAAAGAAGCAGTAGGATTTTATGAAAAAGTTGGAATTAAAGACATTCTTCATAAGGGCTGCTTCATCAGTCTCAACCTCTCAATGCTTCCGAATAAAGATGTTAAAGCCGAATTTAGCGTTCGAGAGTTCTCTTGGGAAGAAGTCAAAGACAAAGAAATAATTCTCGGAAAATTTCAGAGCTCTTATCATCACTGGTTCACACCATTCAAGGATAGAATAGCTGGGTAG
- a CDS encoding 2,3-butanediol dehydrogenase, whose protein sequence is MLAVRWYGKRDLRLEEVREPSIKPGFIKIKVKACGICGTDLNEYLNGPIFIPTKEPHPLTGKTAPVTIGHEFAGEVVEVGEGVKGFEVGDRVAVFPVIHCGECYFCKRGMENLCVNFGVTGLSEDGGFAEYALVRPYQAYKIPDSVSFEEGALVEPLSVGVRAVKKAQLMPGDSVVIIGAGPIGLCVLLVAKASGAGKIIVVEPSKARRKKAEEIGADIAIDPSDKSIEEVIEEIRGETELGADVSFECVGLNETFKVAVESIRKGGRAVALGVFKCLTSFDAKGLVVGEKSIIGSVSHSADDFCRGISLVASKRVDVKPLITSKVKLEEIIEKGFEELIKNRDKHVKILAVEM, encoded by the coding sequence ATGCTCGCGGTTAGATGGTACGGGAAGAGAGACCTAAGGCTCGAAGAAGTTAGAGAGCCAAGTATAAAGCCAGGCTTCATTAAAATCAAAGTAAAAGCCTGTGGCATCTGTGGGACAGACTTAAATGAGTATCTAAATGGCCCAATTTTTATACCAACCAAAGAGCCCCACCCCCTCACAGGAAAAACTGCTCCAGTCACCATTGGTCATGAATTTGCTGGCGAAGTTGTTGAGGTCGGAGAAGGAGTTAAAGGCTTTGAAGTAGGTGATAGGGTTGCTGTCTTTCCAGTAATTCACTGCGGCGAGTGCTACTTCTGTAAGAGAGGTATGGAAAACCTATGTGTAAACTTTGGAGTAACGGGGCTAAGTGAAGACGGAGGTTTTGCCGAATATGCCTTAGTCAGGCCATATCAGGCATACAAAATACCGGATAGCGTTTCATTTGAAGAGGGTGCATTAGTTGAGCCGCTCTCAGTCGGCGTTAGAGCTGTTAAAAAGGCTCAGCTGATGCCCGGTGACAGCGTAGTGATAATTGGTGCTGGACCCATTGGCTTATGTGTCCTCTTGGTTGCAAAAGCTTCTGGAGCAGGGAAAATAATTGTTGTAGAGCCTTCCAAAGCAAGGAGAAAGAAGGCAGAGGAGATCGGTGCCGATATAGCAATTGATCCAAGTGATAAAAGTATTGAGGAAGTTATTGAAGAGATAAGAGGAGAGACAGAACTTGGAGCTGATGTCAGCTTTGAGTGTGTCGGACTAAACGAAACGTTCAAGGTTGCTGTAGAGAGCATAAGAAAAGGCGGTAGAGCAGTTGCTCTGGGAGTTTTTAAATGCCTAACCTCTTTTGATGCTAAAGGACTTGTAGTTGGAGAAAAAAGTATAATTGGATCGGTCTCCCACAGCGCCGATGACTTCTGTAGGGGAATTTCTTTAGTTGCATCAAAGAGAGTTGATGTTAAACCTCTAATAACTTCAAAGGTTAAGCTGGAAGAAATAATAGAGAAAGGCTTCGAGGAGCTCATAAAAAACAGAGATAAACACGTGAAGATACTTGCCGTTGAAATGTAA
- a CDS encoding ribonuclease Z yields the protein MLEVIFLGTGGIMPNRERNVPSIALRYNGEIILWDVGEGTLRQLNIAKLSPMRIEKIFITHFHGDHYLGLMSLIQTMTLWNREKPLHIYGPKYTFEFIQNYLKSGFFAPSFEIHVHELGETRLKFGDYEIWSFKVEHGIPALGYVFKEKDKRGNFDLEKISELGLKPGPWMKELELKGNIEINGQIIYLEDVTGERRRGVKVVYTGDTEPCGRVKLFSERADLLIHEATYLSDEERGESYHTTVSEACEVAKKAKVKLLALFHRAPRYEYDEYLQKAKQLCSHKFIVPKDFDKISFKGESYELSSIR from the coding sequence ATGCTTGAAGTTATATTTTTGGGAACCGGCGGGATAATGCCAAATAGAGAGAGAAATGTTCCTTCAATAGCTCTGCGTTATAATGGTGAGATTATACTTTGGGATGTAGGGGAAGGAACTCTAAGACAGCTCAACATCGCTAAGCTCAGTCCAATGAGGATTGAAAAGATTTTCATAACTCACTTTCATGGAGACCACTATCTTGGCTTGATGAGCCTAATTCAGACGATGACTCTTTGGAATAGAGAAAAGCCTCTCCACATTTATGGTCCAAAATATACCTTTGAATTTATACAAAACTATTTGAAGAGCGGCTTTTTTGCTCCGAGCTTTGAAATTCATGTCCATGAGCTTGGTGAGACAAGGTTAAAATTTGGGGATTATGAAATTTGGAGCTTTAAGGTTGAACACGGCATTCCAGCTTTGGGTTATGTATTTAAAGAAAAAGACAAGCGTGGAAACTTTGATTTGGAAAAGATTAGCGAGCTCGGCTTAAAACCCGGTCCTTGGATGAAAGAGCTTGAGCTTAAGGGAAATATTGAGATAAACGGGCAGATTATTTACCTTGAAGATGTCACTGGGGAGAGGAGGAGAGGAGTTAAGGTTGTTTACACGGGAGATACAGAGCCTTGTGGGAGAGTTAAGTTATTCTCAGAGAGAGCGGATTTGCTTATCCATGAGGCAACTTACCTAAGCGATGAAGAGAGAGGAGAGAGTTACCACACGACGGTGAGCGAGGCATGTGAAGTTGCAAAGAAGGCTAAAGTTAAGCTTTTGGCTTTGTTCCATAGGGCACCGAGATATGAATATGATGAATATCTCCAAAAAGCGAAGCAGTTGTGTAGCCATAAATTTATAGTGCCAAAAGATTTTGATAAAATAAGCTTCAAGGGTGAAAGTTATGAGTTATCTTCGATACGTTAA
- a CDS encoding ATP-binding protein, giving the protein MEPREKRLVFPFSAIVGQEKAKLALLCVAVNPLIGGVLLKGDKGTGKSTLVRALANVLPEIEVVDGCPFNCNPRNPLEMCDSCYERYENGEELPTAKRKMRVVDLPLSVTIDRLVGTVDVERFLKEGKKALQPGILAEANRGVLYIDEVNLLDDYIADSLLDAAAMGWNTIEREGISFRHPARFILVGSMNPEEGELRPQILDRFGLCVEVSAPMNPEERIEIVKRVEEFHEDPISFYKKFESEEKKLTERIVKAREILPKVEISDDLLKLLAETVVNLGIKTNRAEIATIKTAKAIAALNGRRRVSLEDLEKAMELALPHRLRDKPFQKPPQMRPPKSKDDKEHNHDHKHDHKHEHKKEEKSERRNPESRSQGIGNLEQNFRSSEAKIPRIESRNFDESEFTGYRSSRDVSITVVNFPKGIPVSYVPPKGEIRDVDFYNSVICAVLNGKKPPIKLDLNDLRVRVRKAKAPTLWVLLLDSSGSMAVQKRISIAKGIAEKLVENGYIKKSKMALIVAKGNQAEIFVPPTKNYWEVLEKIESVPTGGRTPLSSALYNLLLLAERERRKDKSLKVRAFLITDGKANVPLFGKRIKDEIIELAKALRRKGIELNIYDTRGRGINPGISYVPVLKEVANAKVYRA; this is encoded by the coding sequence ATGGAGCCTCGTGAAAAACGCTTAGTCTTTCCATTCTCTGCAATAGTCGGGCAGGAAAAGGCTAAATTAGCTTTACTTTGTGTAGCCGTTAATCCGCTAATTGGTGGTGTCTTGCTTAAAGGAGATAAGGGGACGGGGAAATCAACCTTAGTTAGGGCTTTGGCTAACGTTTTGCCAGAAATTGAGGTCGTTGATGGCTGTCCCTTCAACTGCAATCCGAGGAATCCTTTGGAGATGTGCGACAGCTGTTATGAGAGATATGAAAATGGGGAAGAGTTACCCACAGCAAAGAGGAAGATGCGCGTTGTGGACTTGCCCTTGAGCGTTACGATAGACAGATTGGTTGGAACAGTTGACGTTGAGCGCTTTTTAAAAGAGGGCAAAAAAGCTCTGCAGCCGGGAATACTTGCGGAAGCAAACAGAGGGGTTCTTTACATTGATGAAGTGAACCTCCTAGATGACTACATAGCTGATTCACTCTTAGATGCTGCGGCAATGGGATGGAATACAATAGAGAGGGAAGGGATTTCCTTTAGGCATCCAGCAAGATTCATCTTAGTTGGAAGCATGAACCCAGAGGAAGGTGAGCTCAGACCTCAAATCCTCGATAGATTTGGTTTATGCGTCGAGGTAAGCGCTCCAATGAACCCAGAGGAGAGAATAGAGATAGTTAAGAGAGTTGAAGAATTTCATGAAGATCCGATAAGCTTCTATAAGAAGTTTGAGAGCGAAGAGAAAAAGCTTACGGAGAGGATTGTTAAGGCAAGGGAGATTCTGCCCAAAGTTGAGATAAGCGACGATTTGCTGAAGCTTTTGGCTGAAACAGTCGTTAATTTGGGAATTAAAACCAACAGGGCTGAGATAGCCACGATAAAGACAGCCAAAGCAATAGCTGCCCTAAACGGAAGGAGAAGGGTTTCACTGGAAGACTTAGAGAAAGCTATGGAATTGGCTTTACCGCACCGCTTGAGGGATAAGCCCTTCCAAAAGCCACCCCAGATGAGGCCTCCAAAGTCTAAAGATGATAAGGAGCACAATCATGACCACAAACACGACCATAAGCATGAGCACAAGAAGGAAGAAAAAAGTGAAAGGAGAAACCCGGAGTCTCGAAGTCAAGGGATTGGGAATTTAGAGCAGAATTTTCGCTCAAGTGAAGCTAAAATCCCAAGGATAGAGAGTAGAAACTTTGATGAAAGCGAATTCACAGGATACCGCTCCTCAAGAGACGTCAGCATTACAGTGGTAAACTTTCCAAAGGGAATTCCCGTCTCTTACGTTCCCCCCAAAGGTGAAATAAGGGATGTTGATTTTTACAACTCGGTTATTTGCGCTGTATTGAATGGAAAAAAGCCTCCGATAAAGCTTGATTTAAACGACCTTCGCGTTAGAGTCAGGAAAGCAAAAGCTCCTACGCTCTGGGTTTTGCTCTTGGATTCAAGCGGAAGCATGGCTGTGCAGAAAAGAATTAGCATCGCGAAGGGAATAGCGGAGAAATTGGTTGAGAACGGCTACATCAAAAAGTCAAAGATGGCTTTGATAGTTGCAAAAGGTAATCAAGCGGAAATATTCGTTCCACCTACGAAGAACTACTGGGAAGTGCTTGAGAAAATAGAGAGCGTTCCAACTGGAGGGAGAACGCCTTTGAGTTCGGCCCTCTATAATCTTCTTCTGCTTGCCGAACGTGAGAGGAGAAAAGACAAGTCCCTGAAAGTTAGGGCATTCTTGATAACTGACGGAAAGGCCAACGTCCCACTTTTTGGAAAGCGAATTAAGGATGAAATCATTGAGCTGGCAAAAGCTCTGAGGAGAAAGGGAATAGAACTTAATATCTACGATACGAGGGGAAGAGGAATAAATCCAGGAATTTCGTATGTTCCAGTTTTGAAGGAAGTTGCAAACGCTAAAGTTTACAGGGCGTGA
- a CDS encoding NAD+ synthase: MRQLDYDEVITKLLSFIREKVDEAKVEGVVVGVSGGVDSATTAFLAVKALGKEKVLGLIMPYYENQDVEDAKLVCETLGINYKIINIKPIVDAFEKSIDFEPDKITKGNIMVRTRMILLYAHANQYNLLVLGTSNKSELLTGYYTKWGDGASDYAPLINLYKTEVWEIAKRLGVPEKIIKKKPTAGLWIGQTDEDELGISYRLLDEILYRLVDLKMPKEKIAEELNIPIEKVEHVENLIKKTEHKRRLPIGPEF; the protein is encoded by the coding sequence ATGAGGCAACTTGACTATGATGAGGTAATTACAAAGCTGCTTTCTTTTATTCGAGAGAAGGTTGATGAAGCCAAGGTAGAGGGTGTAGTGGTTGGTGTTAGTGGTGGTGTTGATAGTGCTACTACTGCTTTCCTTGCAGTGAAGGCCTTGGGGAAGGAGAAGGTTCTTGGCTTGATAATGCCATACTACGAGAATCAAGACGTGGAAGATGCGAAATTAGTTTGTGAGACTCTTGGAATTAACTACAAAATCATTAACATCAAGCCAATTGTTGATGCTTTTGAAAAGAGCATTGATTTCGAGCCGGACAAGATTACCAAAGGCAACATAATGGTAAGAACAAGAATGATTTTACTTTACGCTCACGCAAACCAGTACAATCTTCTCGTCTTGGGCACGAGTAATAAGAGCGAGCTTTTGACTGGCTACTACACTAAATGGGGCGATGGGGCGAGTGATTATGCTCCATTAATAAACCTCTATAAGACTGAAGTCTGGGAGATTGCTAAGAGGTTAGGCGTTCCAGAGAAGATTATTAAGAAGAAGCCCACTGCTGGCCTCTGGATTGGGCAGACAGACGAGGATGAACTCGGCATAAGCTACAGACTTTTAGATGAAATTCTTTACAGATTAGTTGACTTGAAAATGCCAAAAGAAAAAATTGCTGAGGAGTTGAATATTCCAATCGAGAAAGTCGAACACGTTGAAAACCTAATAAAGAAAACCGAACACAAAAGAAGACTACCAATAGGACCAGAATTTTAG